One part of the Spiroplasma turonicum genome encodes these proteins:
- the tilS gene encoding tRNA lysidine(34) synthetase TilS: MKLKKNKKYIVAVSGGPDSMYLLHNLVKKNFKNLVVCHVNHNYRVDSIHDQLLVEDYCKKNNILFYVKNIYYETKNKNFESWARNERYSFLKEILIKEEADAILTGHNKNDHIETYLLQTQKNKMVKFYGIKNKTHINNCLILRPILNLKKSTIIKKMNKFNLLYAIDTTNYDTKYSRNKIRKNLSESSFKYYEKLIYIENKEVDKYNKTILKLLPKQKKYFDLNTFTKDNDFNLRYFFKYVEENYRVTEILKSKKARLKEIIRQLSSDKSYINISINSFNIIKDYNRVYIVKNSTVEVFESFSKPQGFEWTQNEKTNLIYTNNWVKWQSKLYYNKKRLKDFYMNKKFSYLKRFKTILVFDPVDKVILNKIC; the protein is encoded by the coding sequence ATGAAATTAAAAAAAAATAAAAAGTACATAGTTGCTGTTTCTGGCGGACCAGACAGTATGTATCTTTTACATAATCTCGTCAAAAAAAATTTTAAAAACTTAGTAGTATGTCACGTTAATCATAATTATAGAGTTGATTCAATTCATGACCAGTTACTTGTTGAAGATTATTGTAAAAAAAACAATATTTTATTTTATGTAAAAAATATATATTATGAAACAAAAAATAAAAATTTTGAATCTTGAGCTAGAAACGAAAGGTATAGTTTTTTAAAAGAAATATTAATAAAAGAAGAAGCTGATGCAATTTTAACGGGGCATAATAAAAATGATCATATAGAAACATATTTATTACAAACTCAAAAAAACAAAATGGTTAAATTTTATGGTATAAAAAATAAAACCCATATAAACAATTGCCTAATTTTAAGACCAATATTAAATTTAAAAAAATCTACTATTATTAAAAAAATGAATAAATTTAATTTGCTCTATGCAATTGATACAACTAATTATGATACAAAATATTCTAGAAATAAAATACGCAAAAATTTATCTGAAAGCAGTTTTAAGTATTATGAAAAATTGATATATATAGAAAATAAGGAAGTAGATAAATATAATAAAACAATATTAAAATTATTGCCAAAACAAAAAAAGTATTTTGACTTAAACACTTTTACTAAAGATAATGATTTTAACCTGAGATATTTTTTTAAATATGTTGAAGAAAATTATAGAGTCACAGAAATATTAAAATCTAAAAAAGCAAGATTAAAAGAAATAATTAGACAATTGTCTTCTGATAAGAGTTACATAAATATAAGCATTAACTCTTTTAATATAATCAAAGATTATAACAGAGTATATATAGTTAAAAACTCTACGGTTGAAGTTTTTGAGTCCTTTTCTAAACCTCAAGGGTTTGAGTGAACACAAAATGAAAAAACTAATTTAATATACACTAACAATTGGGTTAAATGACAATCAAAATTATATTATAATAAAAAAAGATTAAAAGACTTTTATATGAATAAAAAATTTAGTTATTTAAAAAGATTTAAAACTATATTAGTGTTTGATCCTGTAGACAAAGTTATTTTAAATAAAATATGTTAG
- a CDS encoding tRNA1(Val) (adenine(37)-N6)-methyltransferase: MKLKNNLLCYKDLYIYQESNHFNFCLDSVLLARFVVLNSKTKRLIDVGTNNCVIPLILSRYTSSKITAVELQKSSSDIANENVMLNNKQNQIVVYNEDINQFCIDKNNMFDVVICNPPFFKVSKGSKFKESQEISIARHELKLTLDQLIKSSRILLNNEGKLYMIHLTDRFDEVITKLCDKGFVAKKVRFIYSKKSSLKSDKFLVEAKLSNKQGCTIMQPLYVHNEDGTYTDEVKKYFKD; this comes from the coding sequence ATGAAGCTTAAAAATAATTTACTTTGTTATAAAGACTTATATATATATCAAGAAAGCAATCATTTTAATTTTTGCTTAGATTCTGTTCTCCTTGCAAGATTTGTTGTATTAAATAGTAAAACCAAGAGATTAATCGACGTAGGTACTAATAACTGTGTTATCCCTTTAATATTGTCAAGATACACATCTTCTAAAATAACTGCTGTGGAATTACAAAAAAGCTCGAGTGATATAGCAAATGAGAATGTTATGCTTAATAATAAACAAAATCAAATAGTTGTTTATAATGAAGATATAAACCAATTTTGTATAGATAAAAATAATATGTTTGATGTTGTAATTTGTAACCCTCCTTTTTTTAAAGTTAGTAAAGGTTCAAAATTTAAAGAATCTCAAGAAATATCAATTGCAAGGCATGAGTTAAAATTAACACTTGATCAGTTAATTAAAAGTTCAAGAATTTTATTAAATAATGAAGGAAAATTATATATGATACATTTGACAGATAGATTTGATGAAGTTATAACTAAATTATGTGATAAAGGTTTCGTGGCAAAAAAAGTAAGATTTATATACTCAAAGAAAAGTAGTTTAAAAAGTGATAAATTTCTTGTGGAAGCAAAGCTTTCAAACAAACAAGGTTGCACAATAATGCAACCACTCTATGTTCATAATGAAGATGGCACCTATACAGATGAAGTTAAGAAATATTTCAAGGATTAA
- a CDS encoding DNA polymerase III subunit delta' — MKKKQLHHAIIVLSNNQTILDSCKNDFVRVLFCLNNNIEYDNCDYCIKNSYQSNFNIATIDGLNSNIKKEEILKVINRFSHSSFNFSEKKLYVLRNGESLKENAANTLLKFLEEPTKNTFCLILSNDISKILPTIKSRCLLFNITEDVNIKLNDNLWDCYNEKNELKLLKYFTDLKNVEKKEVIERLNYNFKIFILKNSLLAEKILDSINNISISNYYILEIEYLFNIFIKEINEA, encoded by the coding sequence ATGAAAAAAAAACAACTACATCATGCAATAATAGTTCTTTCAAATAATCAAACTATTTTAGATTCTTGTAAAAATGATTTTGTAAGAGTCTTATTTTGTTTAAATAACAACATCGAATATGATAATTGTGATTATTGCATAAAAAACAGTTATCAAAGTAATTTCAATATTGCAACTATAGATGGATTAAATTCAAACATAAAAAAAGAAGAAATCCTAAAAGTTATTAATAGATTTTCACACTCATCATTCAACTTTTCTGAAAAAAAACTTTATGTTTTAAGAAATGGTGAAAGTTTAAAAGAAAACGCTGCTAACACACTTCTAAAATTCCTTGAAGAACCCACTAAAAACACTTTTTGTTTAATCTTGTCAAATGATATTTCAAAAATTTTACCAACTATTAAATCAAGGTGTTTGCTGTTCAACATCACAGAAGATGTTAATATTAAACTTAATGATAATTTATGGGATTGTTATAATGAAAAAAACGAATTAAAGTTATTAAAATATTTCACTGATCTTAAGAATGTTGAAAAAAAAGAAGTTATTGAAAGATTAAATTATAACTTTAAAATATTTATACTTAAAAATAGTTTATTAGCAGAAAAAATTTTAGATTCAATTAATAACATAAGCATTTCAAATTATTACATCTTAGAGATTGAATATTTATTTAATATTTTTATTAAGGAGATAAATGAAGCTTAA